Within Actinoplanes sp. L3-i22, the genomic segment AGGCGGTTGATCTCGCTGCCCTGCTCGACCGCCGTCTCGTTGGCCATTTCGGACAGTCGCGCGTCCGACCCGCCGCGCAGCAGATCGCCGGCCATCTGCTGCGCGCCCCGGTGATGGGCGATCATCATGGTCACGAAGCGCCGGTCGAAGTCCGCGCCCCGGGCCGCGGTCAGTGCGCTGATCGCCGCCTCGGACTGCATCCCGGGCATCCCGGAGTGGTCGTGTCCGGCTTCGCTGTCCGGCTTCCCGCGGTCCCGCAACCAGGAGCGGAGCACGTCCACCTCGGGTTGCTGGGCGGCGCTGATCCGCCCGGCCAGGGCCTGCAGCTCGGTGCTGCCGGACCGGCCCGGGGCGAGCCCGGCCATCGCGATCGCCTGCGCGTGGTGCGCGATCATCATCTGCGCGTAGGCCACGTCGATCGAGTTGTAGGTCGACCCGTCCGGCGCCCGCACCTGATCAGAGTCGGACACCACCGCGGACTCGCCGGGCCGTCCGGGCAGCACTACGCGGACCGGCGGCGGCCCGGGTGGCGGCGGGGGTGGCCGGTTCGGCGCCGGCCGCAGCCCCACGATCAGGGCCGTGGCGATCAACGCGGCGCCGGCGATACCCATCCATGATTGCCGATTCATCTATCCCCCTCCGGCGGTTATCGTAACCAAAACCATCGATGTCGCTGGCAGTGCACGCACGTTCACATGTGGTGCTCGCCGGTGGCTCGTCGCCGGAAGGAGCTCCATGAAGCACCTGGCCTCACGAGGGCCGGCCGCGATCGCGATCATGGCCAGCCTGGTGATCGCCGCGCCCGCCCGAGCCGACACGACCGCGCTGCCCGGGGTGGACGAGATCGTCAGCAGCCCGAACATCGCCCAGGTCGGCCACCTGGACAAGGCCGGCCCGTTCGCCGCGGAGAACTCCTACAGCACCGACTGGGCATTCAGCGGGACCTACGCGTTCGGCGGCAACTACAACGGCTTCACGGTGTACGACATCAAGAACCCGCAGGACCCGAAGATCGCCACCCAGGTGGTCTGCCCGGGCTCGCAGAACGACCTGTCGATCTACGGTGACCTGCTCTTCGTCGCCACCGACTCGCAGCGCACCGACGACTCGTGCCACTCGACGGCGGTGCCGAGCAGCGCGCCGGCCGAGACCCCGCGCTGGGAGGGCATCAAGGTCTTCGACGTCAAGGACCCGCTGAACCCGGTGTACCTGGCCGCGGTCAAGACCGACTGCGGCTCGCACACCCAGACGATGATCCCGGGCAAGGGCCGCGACAAATCGGTGTATCTGTACGTGTCGTCGTACAACCTCTCCGGCGCGAGCGTGCCGAACTGCGCGCTGCCGCACGACAAGATCTCGATCGTCAAGGTGCCGCTGAAGAACCCGGCCGCCGCGTCGGTGGTCGCGACGCCGGTGCTGTTCCCGGACGGCGGCTACGAGGGTGACGCCGACAGCTCGCCGACCACGGGCTGCCACGACATCACGGCGTACCCGCAGAAGGACATCGCGGCCGGCGCCTGCATGGGCGACGGCGCCCTGTTCGACATCTCGAACCCGGTGGCACCGAAGGTGATCACCACGGTCCGGGACACGGCGAACTTCGCGTTCTGGCACTCGGCGACGTTCAACAACGCGGGCACGAAGGTGGTCTTCACCGACGAGCTGGGCGGCGGGGGCGGCGCGACCTGCAACCCGACGGTCGGCCCGGAGCGCGGCGCCGACGCGATCTACGACCTGGTCGGCAAGGGCAAGCGGGCCAAGCTGGTCTTCCGCAGCTACTTCAAGATCCCGCGGGAGAACGCCTCGACCGAGAACTGCGTGGCCCACAACGGCTCGCTGATCCCGGTGCCCGGCCGGGACGTCATGGTGCAGGCCTGGTACCAGGGTGGCATCTCGGTCTGGGACTTCACCGACTCCAGCAGGCCGGTGGAGATCGCGTACTGGGAGCGGGGTCCGCTCAGCACCGAGCGCATGATCCTCGGCGGTTCCTGGTCGGCGTACTGGTACAACGGCTACGTCTACTCCAGCGACATCCAGAAGGGCCTGGACGTGCTGAAGATCGACGACCGGCGCCTCCGCGGCGCCGCATGGTTCCGCACCCGGCAGTTCAACGCGCAGACCCAGGAGAACTTCTTCACCTGGTGATGGTTTATGGGAGGCCGGTCTGCGGGCCGGCCTCCCGCCACGCCCACAGGGCCCACCACCAGCGCACCGTCTCCAGCACGGTGAGCTGCTCGCCGGCCGCCCCGAACCCGGTCAGCTCGGCCAGTCGCCGCAGGCGATAGCGGACCGTGTTCGGATGCAGATGCAGCGATCCGGCGGTCAGGTCCAGCCGCTGCCCGCGGTCCAGGTAGGCGAGCGCCGTCCCGGCCAGATCCCGGTGGAAGTCGTCGGCCGGGTCCAGCGCGCCGAGCAGTTCGTCGCGCAGGAAGCCGGCCAGCATCGGCTGCCCGGCCAGCGCGGTCTCACCGGCCAGTTCGGTCACGCCGTGCGGTCCGGCCTTCCGCCGGACGCGAGCCGCGTCGAGGGCGGCGAGGGCGAGGCGGTGCGCGGCCGCGGCGTTTTTCAGCGGTACGGGCGGAGTACTCACCACCAGCGCCTGGTCGTCGAGCCGAGCCGGCAGCCGTGGGGTGAGGCCGCTCAGCCGCCCGCCGACCGGGGCGAGCACCCCACCGCATCGTGCGAACGCCTGCTCCAGCTCACGCACCCGGGCCGGATCGGACACGTCCGACACCACGCAGTGGTAGCGGCCCTCGGCGGTCAGCCCGAACCGGCCCAGATCCTCGCCGGCCTCGGTCCCGTCCGGGCCGAGCAGCAGGTGCCGCAGCAGCCGGATCCGGGCCGCGCGCCGGTCGGTGTCCAGTTGCCGCTCGGCGGTGCGATAGCCGTCCAGCACGTTGCGTTCCAGCGCGTTGCCGTACCGGTCCAGCCGCAGCAGGCCCTGCAGCAGCACGTCGTCCGGCAGGCCGGCGGCCCGGCCGCGGGCGATCGCGATCTCCAGCACCCGGCTGCGCCCGCCGTGCACCCCGGAGAGCAGCGCGCCCACCGGCACGCCCAGCGCCGCGCCCGCCGCGCCGAACCGCTGCGCGTCCGCGAAGTCCTCGTCGTCCGGCTCGGCGGCCCGCAGGAACGCCGTGCAGCCGGCGGTGATCAGCGCGGCCACGTGCCGGCGGCTCTCCGCGGACGGCAGCCGCGCCGACTCGGGGGACTGGGCCCGCGCCGAGGCCACCACGTCGTCGACCAGCCGGGGATCCCCGGCCAGGGCATGGACCAGGGTGGTGAGCACGTCGGCGGTCATCGGCACCTGCTTCTCGCGTGTTACCGCAAAGTAACAGTTGCCGACATCGATGTGAATCGCCCCGCCCGGCCGCGCGGCGCGTCGCCGCCCGGCCGCCTGTCGCGCTCGCGCCCCGGCCGGTCGTCAGGGCAGCGCGGCCTTGCGGCCGTGCTTGCGCTGGTACATCGCGGCGTCCGCCTCACGCAGCAGCCGGTCACCGTCGCCCGCGCCGCCGGAGGCGACGCCGACGCTGGCGCCCACGGTCAGCCAGCGACTGTTGATCATCATGGGCTCGGCGAGCATCGTGGTGATCCGGTCGGCCAGCTTCGCCGCCTCCCCGGCCCCGGTCCCGGGCAGCAGCACCGCGAACTCGTCACCGCCCAGCCGGGCCGCCACCTCACCCGCGCCGAGCAGCCCGGACAGCCGCTCGGCGACCATCACCAGCACCTGGTCACCGGTGTGGTGCCCGTGCTGGTCGTTGATCGCCTTGAACCCGTCCAGGTCGATCAGCAGCATGCTGACCGCGGCCGGCTCCGGCTCGCTCGCCGCCTCGTCGATCCGGCGCTGCAGCAGCATCCGGTTCGCCAGCCCGGTCAGCGAGTCGTGGGTGGCCTGCCGCTCCAGCTCGTCGTGCAGCGCGCGGGTCTCGCTGGCGTCGCGGGCGTTCAGCACGAAGCCGCGGATGCTCGGGTTGTGGTGCATGTCGGTACTGATCACATCCAGCCATCGGTACGTCCCGTCGGCGTGCCGCCACCGCACCTGGATGTGCACGCCGACGCCCGGATTGGCCTCCAGCATCTCGGTGTGCCGGTCCACCCGCGGCCGGTCGTCGGGGTGGGTCCGGCCGGGCAACCAGGTGCCGATCAGGTCGGCCGGGTCGGTGCCGAGCACCCGCTTGGTGGCCGGGCTGGCGTACTCCACCCGGCCGTCCTCGCGGACCACGACGGTCATGTCGGAGGCGTTCTGCACCAGCGCCTGGAACCACTCCCGCTGCCCGTCCAGCTCGGTGACCAGGAGCTCGTTGTCCCGGGTCGCGGAGATCTGCCGGCCCAGCACCAGCGCGGTGATCGCCACCGCGCCGATCGCCACGCCCCAGGTGCGCAGATTCGGTGCGCCGTCGCGCAGGGCGTAGACCACCAGCAGCTGGGTGGCGATCACCGCGAGGTACGGCAGCACGCTCGGCCGCTGCGCGACACCGTGGCTCCGGGCCGGATCGGCCGGCCGGGTCTGCACCAGTTGCAGCCGCAGCGTGGCCAGGATGATCACGCACGGGACGAGCTGGACCACGTACATCACCCGCGGGTCGACCTCGTCGCCGAACAGCACACCGGCCACCGACGCGCCCAGCGCGGTGCCGGCCAGCCCCAGGCAGCCCAGCATCCCGGCGAGCCGGGTGAACGGCGCCGTGCCACTGAAGATCAGCTTGAGCACGCCGAACGCGATCAGCAGCATCACCACGGCAGTCGCCGCGGCGCCCCAGCGATCGACCGCCTCCTGGCCGCTCAGCTCGCCGGCGAGCAGGAAGTACCAGAGGAACGCGGCGACACCGGTGAGCACGGTGGCCGCGTCCAGCCACAGCCGCAGGCGCTGCCGGCCCTCGCCGCCGAGCGGGTGGCGCAGCGTGGCCGCGACCACGATCACCATGCCGGTCACGACGAACCCGGTCTGGACGACGCTGATCTGGGGGCCGGCTCCGGCGTACGTCGAAATGGTCTGAAACGCGTCGCCGATCGCGGAGGCGCCGCAGGCGGCGATGCAGGCTCGCCAGAAGCGGCGACCGGATGCCGGAAGATCCGGATGTTTCATGAGGTTCCATGCAAACCAGACATCAAGTACGTCGATCACGGTCTGCAGGGTCCACGACGTCGCATTCCCGCCCAGCCCGCTCAGGAACAGCGGGAACATCAGCAGGCCGCCCAGCACCACGGCGAGCAGCACGGGGTCGGCGGCGCCGGCACTTCTCCGCATGCTCGCTCCCGTCGTGGGACGTCGATCGGTCCGGATGGTCCCATCGGCCCACTGCCGCCCGACGTGAGCGAACTCCCTTAAATCGGTCTTAGTACCTGCTCTGCTTCGGTCGGAAATCCCCCATACTGTCGCGAACCGTGCCGCTGCCCGGCGCCGGCGGCCCGGGTCGGCTCCCTCGCGGGCGATGGGGCCGACCCGGGTCCTTCCCGTGCTTTGAAGATCACCTGCGGGTGAACGTGGCTGCTCGGCGCGGCGCGTCCCGCGGGCGGCCAGAACGGCCGGTTACCTTGACAGCCATGACGACGACCGCGCACCGCACCTCGGTGTTCCGGTCGTTGCCCGCGCTCCTGGCCCTGCTCCTGGCCTTCATCGCGGCTCCCGCGAGCCCGGCCGGTTTCGTTCCCGCCGCGCACAGCGCCTCGATCGCCACCGCGTACGCGATCTCCACCGCGTCCGTCCCGGCCGGCGCCTCCGCCGTCTCCGGCGTGCCCGCCCGCTCCACCGCAGCCGTCTCCAGCGCGTCTGCCCCGTCCGCCGCCGCCGTCTCCGGCCCGGCCGCCTCCTTCGCCGCGCCGGCTCTCGCCGCCGGGCCCGAGGAGATCGCACCGCTCGTCACGCCGGTTTCCGGCACCCCCGTCACCGACCGCACGCGCGTCCTGTTCGCGCAGCGCTCGGCCGGGGCCGCGGGTTCCCGCGCACCGCCCCGCACCGCCGCCTGAAACCCCTGGGTACGGCCGCTCGCCGGCTGCTCGGGGGTCGCGTGCACGTGCCCGGCCAGCGGAATCCTCAGACGAGCGGAAACGGAAGACCCCATGAACATGCTTGCCGAAATGCTGCTGCACGAGCCGGCCCCGGTGGCGATCTGGGCCGCCCTGTGGCTGGCGACGGTCCCCGCCATGGTGGTCCTCGCCAGCCCGGCCGGGGTCCGCAACCCGGGCCGCGCCCTCCTCGACGCCTGTACGTTTTTGATCGGCCGCCCCACCCATCGCCGGGTGGTGACCGAAACCGCCCCGATCGACTTCTTCCGCTCGGACGCCGCGTCCGCGGAGTACGCGAGCGGCGCGGCATTCCGCTACCCCACCTCGGCCGCCGAACCCCCACCCGAACGCGACGGCCTCACCTGCGCCAATCCACCCGCCGGCCCGGTCCGGCCGGGCTCCGCCGTTTCCGCCGGCCCGGAAACCGCCGTCGACGCCGTTTCCGCGGAATCCGCGGCGCTCGATTCCGGCCCGGCCGATTCCGCACCCACGAACCATTCCGCCGCCCCGATCCGGCCCGCCGTCCCGAGCGCGGCCGCCGGCGTCGATTCGGCCGCGGCCGACCGTGCCGCCGATCGCCGATCGAGGCTGGGGCGCTTCCTGTACCGGGCCGCGAACCGGCGCGCGGAACGTCTCCGGCGCGAGGCCGAGGCGGTCCGGGTGGTCCGCTACGCCGAGGAGGTGCGGATCGCCGCGGAGAGTGCCGGCTACGCCGCGGACCGCTGGCAGGAGCACTGGGAATCCGCCGCCGAGCGGGTCAACGCCGCGTTCCACGCCTGGCAGGCCGCCGACACCCGGGTCCGGCGCAGCCGGCAGGCCGCCGCGTTCGGCACGCCCGCCACCGACCACAGCCCCGCCGAGTACGCCGACCGCGAGCGCTTCCTGCACCTCGCCGTCCGCGCCGCCGCCGAACGTGGCGAGCTCCCCACCAGCGCGGTGGCCGACGCCCTGACGGCGCGGGGCGGCTGGAACGCGCGCCTGCACCCGGTGGCCCAGGAGTTGGTGATCCAGCGCGCCGCCGCCGCTCACCTGGAGGCCGTCTGGAACCGTGCGGTGGAGGCCGAGGCCCGCGCCTGGCGCGACGCTCAGACGTCCCGCCGCAACTGGCAGAGTCTGTGCCAGGAGGCGATCCTGGCCGAGGCACACGCGACCGTCGTCCAGTACCTGATCCCGCCGGAGCCGGTCACCGCGCCGCCGGCCACCCAGGTCACCGTGCTGGCCCGCGTCGCCTGACCACCCGGCCATCGGCCGCCTGCGTGCGGGGCTGACGTCGTACCCGCAAGGATTTTGAAAGATCGGCGACCGCGAGTCGCGTGCACCACTGCGACCGCCAGGAATCCGGCGCGCCCGGCCGGGGGACCACCGGCCGGGCGCCGAAAAGGGTTAAGGCTTGGTCAGCAGACAGCCGCTCTTGGTCAGATCGATGGTGCGCGTGCTGGTCAGGCACGTCGTGAACCAGTAGGTCTGCTCGCCGTAACTCTGGCCCTGGTACACGTGCGTCGTGCCGTTGGCGTCGACCTCGCACGGGTTGTTCAGCGTGCACGTCTCGCCGTCGTCGTTGCCGGTGTTGTTGATGCCGACGATCTGGCCGCTGCTCGCGTCGACGATCGGGGATCCGGAGGTGCCGTGGATGGTGTCGCAGTCGGCGTTGTACCGGATCGAGTCGTGCCAGGTCCACTCGTCCTCGCGGAGGGTCGGGACGAAGCCGTTGATCGTGCAGTTCCAGATCTGCTTCCAGTAGCTGGACGGGATGCTGATGCTGGCGCCCGCGGTCGGGTGGGCGGCCGAGATGGTCAGCGGGGTCGCGCCGTAGTTGCTGGAGAGCGTCGAGTACGTGCTGGTGAGCCGGTAGAGGGTGACATCGGTGCCGGTCATCGTGGCGTACAGGATGCGGTCGGCGCGGACCGTGGCGAGGGCACGGCCACTGCTGTTCAGCAGGGTGCCGGAGCGGCTGCTCGTCCGGTTCTGCAGGACGGTGCCGGACGGGATCAGGCCGCCCTCGTAACAATGTCCGTTCGTGAGCATCATCGCCCGGTCGGTGCTGACCGATGTGGGGTAGCGGACCAGCGAGGCGGAGCAGTTGCTCAGCGTGATCGTGTTGGCGAGGGTGACCGCGGTGATCGCCTGGGCGGGGGTGGGGCCGGCGATGATTGCGGTGGTGGCCGCGACGGCGGCGGCCATGACTGCGACTGCGCGACGTAGGCGCATGCGAGGGTCGTCCTTTTCTGTGGAGGCGACTGAGCCCGGCCGGGTAGGCGGGTGCAGGTACCCTCGCATCGGCAAACTTCTATGTCAACGGTTGTGAATCCTGACTGATATCGACCATACAGAAAGCCGCAACACCCGAGCGGGTGTTGCGGCTCCCTTTTCGATCATGCACCGAAGAAGTTCAGTTCTGCTCTTCCGTCGGTGCGAGCCTATCGGTAGGCTCACGAAGCGATATCGAACTCGCCGTCCTTGGCAGAGTCCACGAAGGCGGTCCACTCCGCCGATGTGAACATGAGAGCTGGGCCTGTCCGGTTCTTGCTGTCACGGACGGCGATTCCCTCTTCGAGCATGGCGACCTCGACGCAGTTATTGCCGCCGTTGCCATTGCTTCGACTGCCTTTTTTCCAGACGGCACCCTTGAGCTGGTGCGCGAGCAACTCGAGCACCTCCCTCCATTATGAGATTGTTTCGGGAGTCGCTAAGCGTCGAACAGACTCTCGATCATCTTTATGGTGGTGCGATGGTCGAGCGCCCTGGTGCTCAATCGCTCGAACTCCTGCCTGTACCGGGCAACCTCAGTCGGCTGCTCCTCGTAGTAGTCTCCCGCAATGCCTTCGAGGTAGACAACATCCAAATGGGTGGTATCCCGGTATTCCAAAAGGGTGACGGCGCCGCCGAGGAACGAATGTTCACCGGCGCTGAACGGCAAGATCTGCAATGACACATTTGGCAATTTAGCTATTTCAATAAGATGTTCGAGCTGAGCATTCATCACGTCTTCGCCGCCGATCACCCGGCGCACCGCGGATTCATCGACGATCACGGCCAGTTCCAGCGGGTGCTCCCCCCGCAGCCGGCTCTGTCGGGTCAGCCGCAGTGATATGCGCCGGTCGATGCGCTGCGGCGGGTCGGCCGAGCGTCCGGTACTGATCAGTGCCCGCATGTACGCCTCGGTCTGCAGCAGCCCGGGCACGATGATCGGCTCCCAGCACCGCATCGACGTCGCGGCCGCCTCCATGCCGACGAAGTTGCCCGGCCGCATGATGTCCTTGTAGTCGGTCCACCAGCTGCGCTCCCGCGACGAGCGGGCCAGTTCGACGAGAGCCTCCCGGTACTCCTCGTCCTCGACCCGGTAGAGGGTCAGTAGATCTCGGACATCGCGCGGCGTCACCGCGACCCGGGCGGTCTCGATCCGGGTCACCTTCGCGGAGTGCCACTCGAAGTGACGCGACACGTCCTGCTGGGTCAAATGCGCCGCCTCGCGGCAGCGTTTGAGCTCAACTCCGAGGCGGCGACGACGCAGTGTCGGACCCTCAATATCGGACACCTAAGACTCCCTAAAGGTGCTGAGGAGGCTGATATTACGAGTGTTCCTCGCGATCCGGGTACCCACATTCATGATCGACTATTGATGATCATCGAAGGGGGTGTTGAGCAGCGGGGCCTGAATAAGAAGTCTAGTACTTCTTGCATTGACCTTGCTGTAGGGGACATGATGCCGAGGACATCGAGTTCTGTCTTGTTTGCTACATAGGCGAATTGATCATTGGAACTGGCGTCTAAGGGGCGTGGCGCAAGTGTTGGCTGACCAGTACTACCTGATCGCACACGAGGACCGCACCGGCCGGTCCAGGCTGCATCCCCGTGCGACCGGCCTCGGCTTGGCCGCCGCGCTACTTTCCGAACTCGTCTTAGAGGGCCGCATCGGCGTAACCGATGGTGATCTTTTTGTACTTGATCGCCATGCGCCGGCGGACGCCCTCGAACATGACATTCTTGATCTTTTGATTGCCCAGCCGCAGCACCGCGATGTGCGCACCTGGCTCGCATTTCTCTCCCAGGACGCCGGTTTGCGAGTCGGCGAGCGTCTGATGCGACTCGGCGCGGTCGAGCCGATCGTGCGCCGCCGGATGCTCGGCTCGCCGTCGATCACCTACATGCCGAACAGCGCGCAGCAGCGCAACGCCGCCGCCTGGGCCTCCACCCGGCTGGCGAACCTGCTGGTCCGCGGCATGGAGCTGAGCATCGTCGACCAGTTGCTGGTCAGCCTGGTCTCGGCGACCGGCCTGACCCGGCATGTGCTCTACGGCTTCGAGCAATACCCCCATGCTTTCCAGTACGTGCCCAATGCCGCCTTCGGCCTGCCGAGCGACCTGCGGGAGATCGTCGAGTACACCGAGGCGTCGATCGGCTCGGTCTTGACCGTGGGTCGCCGATGAGCGTCGGTCGGCACCAGCTTCGGCACAACAACACTGATCAGTGGGCCGGGCGGCTGCTGATCCAGCGCAAGGCGACCGCCGGGCCGGACATCATCAGCCGCGCGCTGGCGCAGAACCGGCTCGGCACCGCCTCGGTGGTCTTCTTCGGCGTCGCCGGGGCCGCGCCGCTCACCGTGATCATCGGGTCCATCTCGGCGATCTACGCGATCCAGGGCAGCACCGCGGTTCCGGTGGCCTACATCGTGGTGGCCGGCATCCTGTCGCTGTTCACCGTCGGGTTCGTGGCCATGAGCCGGCACATCGTCAACTCCGGCGCGTTCTACTCGTACATCAGCCACGGGCTGGGCCGGGTGGTCGGCGTCGGTGCCGCCTTCGTGGCCCTGCCGGCGTATTCGTTGATGCAGATCGGCCTGTTCGGCCTGTTCGGCGCCGCGACCTCGGGGATCTTCGCCGAGCTCGGCCTGAACGTCTCCTGGTACGCCTGCGCGATCGGCGCCTGGGTGCTGGTGACCGTGCTCGGCATGCTCTGGGTCGACCTCAGCGGAAAGGTGCTGGCCGCGCTGCTGGTCGCCGAGATCAGCATCGTGCTCCTCTACGACCTGGTGATGGTCTCCCACCCGGCCGGCGGTCACGTCAGCTTCGCGACGCTGTCACCAGCACCGATGCTGACCCCGGTGGTCGGCTCGCTACTCGTGCTGGCGATCGCCGGGTTCGTCGGGTTCGAGGCGACCGTGGTGCTCTCCGAGGAGGCGAAGGACCCGAAGAAGACCATCGCCCGGGCCACCCATCTGGCCGTTCTGCTCGCCGGCATCCTCTGTGGCGTCTCGGCCTGGGCCATGTCGGTCTCCACCGGCCCGGACCGGATCACCCAGGTCGCCGCCGAGCACCAGACCGACCTGGTCTTCCGCCTGGTCTCGCCGCACCTGCCGGGCGCCCTGGTGGACGTCGGCTACGTGCTCTTCATGACCAGTGTCTTCGCCGCCTTGCTGGCCTTCCACGCCGCGGTCGCGCGCTACCAGTTCGCTCTCGGCCGCGAGGGTGTCCTGCCGTCGGCCTGGGGTTACACCCATCCGCGGACCGGTGCGCCGCTGGTCGGCGCGATCACCCAGAGCATCCTCGCGCTCGTCGTGATCACCACCTACGCGGTCCTCGGGCTCGAACCGCTGCTCTACCTGTTCGCCTGGCTGACCACGATCGGCGGCCTCGGCGTGCTGATCCTGATGTGGTCCGCCTCGGCCGCGGTGATCGCGTTCTTCCAACGTGGACGACGTGGGGAGAGCGTCTGGCGGGCGTACATCGCGCCGTTCATCGCCTTCCTGCTGCTCTCCATCGTGCTGGCGGCGACGATCATCGGCTTCGGCCAGCTGCTGCAGGTCTCCAGCGACTCGATCTTCAACTGGATCGTGCCGGTGGCCTACGCGGGCGTCGCGCTGATCGGCTTCTGCTGGGCCCTGGTCATGCGAAAGATCAGACCTGAGGTGTACGCGGCGATCGGGCGCGGCGCCGACACCAGAGTCAACTTCCAGTCCATCGAGAGCGAGTTCCCGCACGCGCTGCCTCCGGCACCGGTGGGCTCCCGAAGCGGTGGCTATCCCTCCTGGTGAGGGCAATACCTGAGAAAGGACTTCGATGACGTACGCCATCCAGGAACTGGTCATCCGGAATGTCACCCCGGTTGACACCGGCGAGATCACGGATCTCGTCGCCGAGGCGATGCGCAACGGTCCGGTGGCTCAATGGCTCCACCCGGACCAGGAGGTACGCCGTCAGGAGGCGCCCCACTACTTCGAGATCTTCGTGGAGCACGCCGCTCGTCACGGCGAGGTCTACGCGACCGCGGACTCGGACACCGGCCGGCTGAACGGCGTGGCGCTCTGGTTCCCGCTGACCTCGCTCATCCCGCCGCCGGTGGACTACGAGCGGCGGCTCAAGGAGGCGGCCGGCGACGCGTTCGACCGGGCCTGCCGGCTCGACGCCGCGCTGGAGGAGCACCACCCGTACGAGCCGCATCACTACCTGGCGTTCCTGGCCGTCCGCCCGGATGCGCAGAACCGGGGCATCGGCAGCGCTCTGCTCGAGCGCCACCATGCCCGGCTCGACCACGCCGGCCTCCCGGCGTACCTGGAGGCCAACGACCCGCGTAACCGTGACCTGTACCTGCGGCACGGCTATCAGATCCGGACGGTCATCAACCTGCCCGACGGTCCTCCGCTGTGGTCGATGTGGAGGATGCCTATGGCCTGACCGTCACGCCGCGTCGGGTAGCTCGGCAACGCCTTCCGCCGCGACAGCCGGGAAGTTGTAGAGCCAGAACGACTGCTGATCGATCTGCTTGAAGGTCATGTTGAAGTTGCACAGCCGGCCGATCAGCAGCCGGAACACCCGGGACATGCGCCGTACGTCGTTGTTGTAGGAGCACAGGTCCAGGCCGACCATGCCGTTCTGGGTGGCGGCGACGAGGTACATCTGCTCGGACATCAACGCGAATGCCGCCTGGCCCTGGGCCTCCGGCTTCACCGCGACGAACACGATGTACCAGATTCGCTTGGCGTAGTAGTCATCGGGATAGTGCCGCTCGAAGTACTGCGGCGCGATCAACGGGATGGCTTCCAGGTTGTTCGTGTAACAGGACAGTCCGATGAGTGTCCCGTCGGCTTCCAGAGCGAGGTACTTGTCGACCCTCGGGTCCCGCATCACCTCGTCGAACTCCGAGCGATACATCAGGTGTCGTTGTACCGCAAGAGAGTTGAGCTCCTCGAAAGCTTCGAGGTAGAGGGTCCAGGCCGCCTCCAGCTGCTCCGCGTCGGTGATTTGGTCGATGACTTTGATCAGCATGGCTGCCCCGCTTCGTTCGCACTTATGTCGATCGATGACAGTTGACCATCAGAGTACGAAGAGCAATAGCTCCGGGACAATGCGTACCCGGCAAATTAGTGTGCCAAATTCCAGAAAGGAGGGTGGCCCCTGGAATTGCGTGCAACTTGCAAACAAGCAGGTGGTTGGCCATGTTGAACCCGCTCAAGATCTCGCCGAAAAGTGCTCAAGAAAAGGTTCGGTATTCCGTGAGTCGGCCTTTTTGCGGAATACTCCGAGTACTGGACTCCGTGCGCTGAACGCGGAGGGTTCGCCTATGTGCGACGTGGCGGGA encodes:
- a CDS encoding DUF305 domain-containing protein is translated as MNRQSWMGIAGAALIATALIVGLRPAPNRPPPPPPGPPPVRVVLPGRPGESAVVSDSDQVRAPDGSTYNSIDVAYAQMMIAHHAQAIAMAGLAPGRSGSTELQALAGRISAAQQPEVDVLRSWLRDRGKPDSEAGHDHSGMPGMQSEAAISALTAARGADFDRRFVTMMIAHHRGAQQMAGDLLRGGSDARLSEMANETAVEQGSEINRLNDLKIT
- a CDS encoding LVIVD repeat-containing protein translates to MKHLASRGPAAIAIMASLVIAAPARADTTALPGVDEIVSSPNIAQVGHLDKAGPFAAENSYSTDWAFSGTYAFGGNYNGFTVYDIKNPQDPKIATQVVCPGSQNDLSIYGDLLFVATDSQRTDDSCHSTAVPSSAPAETPRWEGIKVFDVKDPLNPVYLAAVKTDCGSHTQTMIPGKGRDKSVYLYVSSYNLSGASVPNCALPHDKISIVKVPLKNPAAASVVATPVLFPDGGYEGDADSSPTTGCHDITAYPQKDIAAGACMGDGALFDISNPVAPKVITTVRDTANFAFWHSATFNNAGTKVVFTDELGGGGGATCNPTVGPERGADAIYDLVGKGKRAKLVFRSYFKIPRENASTENCVAHNGSLIPVPGRDVMVQAWYQGGISVWDFTDSSRPVEIAYWERGPLSTERMILGGSWSAYWYNGYVYSSDIQKGLDVLKIDDRRLRGAAWFRTRQFNAQTQENFFTW
- a CDS encoding helix-turn-helix domain-containing protein; the protein is MTADVLTTLVHALAGDPRLVDDVVASARAQSPESARLPSAESRRHVAALITAGCTAFLRAAEPDDEDFADAQRFGAAGAALGVPVGALLSGVHGGRSRVLEIAIARGRAAGLPDDVLLQGLLRLDRYGNALERNVLDGYRTAERQLDTDRRAARIRLLRHLLLGPDGTEAGEDLGRFGLTAEGRYHCVVSDVSDPARVRELEQAFARCGGVLAPVGGRLSGLTPRLPARLDDQALVVSTPPVPLKNAAAAHRLALAALDAARVRRKAGPHGVTELAGETALAGQPMLAGFLRDELLGALDPADDFHRDLAGTALAYLDRGQRLDLTAGSLHLHPNTVRYRLRRLAELTGFGAAGEQLTVLETVRWWWALWAWREAGPQTGLP
- a CDS encoding sensor domain-containing diguanylate cyclase, whose amino-acid sequence is MRRSAGAADPVLLAVVLGGLLMFPLFLSGLGGNATSWTLQTVIDVLDVWFAWNLMKHPDLPASGRRFWRACIAACGASAIGDAFQTISTYAGAGPQISVVQTGFVVTGMVIVVAATLRHPLGGEGRQRLRLWLDAATVLTGVAAFLWYFLLAGELSGQEAVDRWGAAATAVVMLLIAFGVLKLIFSGTAPFTRLAGMLGCLGLAGTALGASVAGVLFGDEVDPRVMYVVQLVPCVIILATLRLQLVQTRPADPARSHGVAQRPSVLPYLAVIATQLLVVYALRDGAPNLRTWGVAIGAVAITALVLGRQISATRDNELLVTELDGQREWFQALVQNASDMTVVVREDGRVEYASPATKRVLGTDPADLIGTWLPGRTHPDDRPRVDRHTEMLEANPGVGVHIQVRWRHADGTYRWLDVISTDMHHNPSIRGFVLNARDASETRALHDELERQATHDSLTGLANRMLLQRRIDEAASEPEPAAVSMLLIDLDGFKAINDQHGHHTGDQVLVMVAERLSGLLGAGEVAARLGGDEFAVLLPGTGAGEAAKLADRITTMLAEPMMINSRWLTVGASVGVASGGAGDGDRLLREADAAMYQRKHGRKAALP
- a CDS encoding serine protease, coding for MAAAVAATTAIIAGPTPAQAITAVTLANTITLSNCSASLVRYPTSVSTDRAMMLTNGHCYEGGLIPSGTVLQNRTSSRSGTLLNSSGRALATVRADRILYATMTGTDVTLYRLTSTYSTLSSNYGATPLTISAAHPTAGASISIPSSYWKQIWNCTINGFVPTLREDEWTWHDSIRYNADCDTIHGTSGSPIVDASSGQIVGINNTGNDDGETCTLNNPCEVDANGTTHVYQGQSYGEQTYWFTTCLTSTRTIDLTKSGCLLTKP
- a CDS encoding DUF397 domain-containing protein codes for the protein MLAHQLKGAVWKKGSRSNGNGGNNCVEVAMLEEGIAVRDSKNRTGPALMFTSAEWTAFVDSAKDGEFDIAS